One region of Blattabacterium cuenoti genomic DNA includes:
- the recG gene encoding ATP-dependent DNA helicase RecG — MSCNILKKSIKYLKGLSLRKAYLFNTELNLYTYEDLLSFYPKAYMHIYTLKNISELSNNNNNFVQILGKITKIEEINYKNKKGKMLIAYLADQTGIIELIWFRKNNFIRNITKNVTVIVSGKIKYFQNKIQIVHPNIKEFQSSSSVKNHSIFPVYYIPKNLKEKGINNSFMINLLQNLIKESKNDINEFFFQNFINKKLMSRKKALIQIHFPESLDSLSQAQHSLKFEELFLLKLFFLSKKEIAHSSPFTKLGKNFHNFYKYFLPFTLTEEQKKVFKEIWNDLKKPIQMNRLLQGEVGCGKTIIAMLSMLVALDNGFQSCLMAPTEVLAIQHYYYIKKMFSKIGIKISLLTSSISDSIRKSLYHEILTGKISIVIGTHSLIQEKVQFQNLGLAIIDEEQRFGVEQREKIWKKDNKPPHILIMTATPIPRTLAKIIYHDLNISIIKKLPLGRKPIKTIHFWNKNRDDAFQIVKDQILKGRQVYIIYPTINTSLKYKNLMKGYQEIKEKFKNLENEIGILHGEMNFQEKNIQINRFLRGKTKILIATTVIEVGVNVPNASVILIENADFFGLSQLHQLRGRVGRGIHKSYCILITDKKISVEGFLRIKKMCETNKGLEIAKEDLKLRGGGDLIGTKQSGKNYFRIVNLIKDYKLIKEVFPITKIFLKKNPNFLNDMKTRNIIYEYYKNKWKICK, encoded by the coding sequence ATGTCCTGTAATATTCTAAAAAAATCTATAAAATATTTAAAAGGATTAAGTTTAAGAAAAGCTTATTTATTTAATACTGAATTAAATCTTTATACATATGAAGACTTACTTTCTTTTTATCCTAAGGCATACATGCATATATACACACTAAAAAATATATCAGAATTATCAAACAACAATAATAATTTTGTCCAAATACTAGGAAAAATAACTAAGATTGAAGAAATAAATTATAAAAATAAAAAAGGAAAAATGTTGATAGCATATCTGGCAGATCAAACAGGTATTATTGAGTTAATTTGGTTTCGAAAAAATAATTTTATAAGAAATATAACAAAAAATGTTACAGTAATAGTTTCCGGTAAAATTAAATACTTTCAAAATAAAATTCAAATTGTTCATCCAAATATTAAAGAATTCCAATCTTCTTCTTCAGTAAAGAATCATTCTATATTTCCTGTTTATTATATTCCTAAAAATTTAAAAGAAAAAGGAATAAATAATTCTTTTATGATCAATTTGTTACAAAATCTTATAAAAGAGTCAAAAAATGACATAAATGAATTTTTTTTTCAAAACTTTATTAATAAAAAATTAATGTCAAGAAAAAAAGCTTTAATTCAAATTCATTTTCCAGAATCTTTAGATTCTTTATCACAAGCTCAACATTCTTTAAAATTTGAAGAATTATTTCTATTAAAACTCTTTTTTTTATCTAAAAAAGAAATAGCACACAGTTCTCCTTTTACAAAATTAGGGAAGAATTTTCATAATTTTTATAAATATTTTCTACCTTTTACTCTAACAGAAGAACAAAAAAAGGTATTTAAAGAGATATGGAATGATTTAAAAAAACCTATTCAAATGAATAGACTATTGCAAGGAGAAGTAGGATGTGGAAAGACTATCATAGCTATGTTATCTATGCTTGTGGCTTTAGATAATGGATTTCAATCTTGTTTAATGGCTCCTACTGAAGTTTTAGCTATACAACATTATTATTATATAAAAAAAATGTTTTCAAAAATTGGAATTAAAATATCGTTATTAACAAGTTCTATTTCTGATTCTATACGAAAATCTCTCTATCATGAAATATTAACAGGAAAAATATCTATTGTAATAGGGACACATTCTTTAATTCAAGAAAAAGTTCAATTTCAAAATCTTGGATTAGCTATCATAGATGAAGAACAACGTTTTGGAGTAGAACAAAGAGAAAAAATTTGGAAAAAAGATAATAAGCCTCCTCATATTCTAATTATGACAGCAACTCCTATTCCTAGAACCTTAGCTAAGATTATTTATCATGATTTGAATATTTCTATTATAAAAAAACTGCCTTTAGGAAGAAAACCTATTAAAACTATTCATTTTTGGAATAAAAATCGAGATGATGCTTTTCAAATAGTAAAAGATCAAATTTTAAAAGGAAGACAAGTTTATATTATATATCCAACCATAAATACTTCTTTGAAATATAAAAACTTAATGAAAGGATATCAAGAAATCAAAGAAAAATTTAAAAATTTGGAAAATGAAATTGGAATTTTGCATGGAGAAATGAATTTTCAAGAAAAAAATATACAAATTAACCGATTTTTACGCGGAAAAACTAAAATTTTAATAGCAACTACAGTTATAGAAGTAGGGGTCAATGTACCTAATGCATCAGTCATTCTAATAGAAAATGCAGATTTTTTCGGATTATCTCAATTGCATCAATTAAGAGGAAGAGTAGGAAGAGGAATTCATAAAAGTTATTGTATTCTTATTACTGACAAAAAAATCAGTGTAGAAGGTTTTTTAAGAATTAAAAAAATGTGTGAAACAAATAAAGGATTAGAAATTGCTAAAGAAGATCTAAAATTACGTGGTGGTGGGGATTTAATAGGAACTAAACAAAGTGGAAAAAATTATTTCCGTATTGTAAATCTGATTAAGGATTATAAATTAATCAAAGAAGTTTTTCCAATTACTAAAATTTTTTTGAAAAAAAATCCTAATTTTTTAAATGATATGAAAACAAGAAATATTATTTATGAATACTATAAAAATAAATGGAAAATTTGTAAATAA
- a CDS encoding ATP-dependent helicase has product METINGPILVIAGAGSGKTRVITHRIVHMIQEIGISPSNILALTFTKKAANEMKNRISNMMTNQINFDQITLGTFHSVFSSLLRKESHWLGFKSNYTIYDHKDSENVIKKILKEVDINTSLNYKEIRIKISEYKNNLYYFNKELEDKKLDFFTKIYKSYIKRCFQSNALDFDDILLHTNYLFFYFPNILKKYQKKFKYILIDEYQDTNLSQYTIIKNLVSKHKNLFVVGDDAQSIYSFRGANISNILNFHIDYKNAKIFRLEQNYRSTNHIVQASNSIISFNKNQIFKKIWTNNEKGEKIRIYCASSELEEAQYIASSILSIKNKTNLRYENFAILYRSNRQSHIIESSLKKKKIPYRIYGSISLENRKEIRDFLAYLRVIVNPNDEESLLRIVKKGNQKIVKNILSLSKKKENTVYDIIKNIENYQSLLRINNKTKNRLINLTYAIEKLHINVKQDNAYIIAKNVVSFLLKENYKNYNYEDFQYILDNIFQYVKEQKELKDNGDTSLFGFLQCFYLEINDDINDEEDEKNKVSLMTVHLSKGLEFSIVFITGLEENLFPSKSDFENQFKIEEERRLFYVALTRAQKEAILTYAKYRFIWGKKKENTPSRFINELNKNFINIENYEYIPEKKEIHSLNHEDKNSKCLEIKKGIKVFHKNFGVGTIVKLQNQNQIALIKFQKSGERRILLKLDKLVIYS; this is encoded by the coding sequence ATGGAAACTATTAATGGGCCTATACTAGTTATTGCTGGAGCAGGATCAGGAAAAACTCGTGTCATTACACACCGTATTGTTCATATGATTCAAGAGATAGGAATATCTCCTTCTAATATATTGGCTTTGACTTTCACCAAAAAGGCTGCTAACGAAATGAAAAATCGTATTTCTAACATGATGACGAATCAAATAAATTTTGATCAAATAACACTAGGAACTTTTCATTCTGTATTTTCCAGTCTTTTAAGAAAAGAATCCCATTGGTTAGGGTTCAAATCAAATTATACTATTTATGATCATAAAGATTCAGAAAATGTTATAAAAAAAATATTAAAAGAGGTAGATATAAATACATCCTTGAATTATAAAGAAATAAGAATAAAAATTTCGGAGTACAAAAACAATTTGTATTATTTTAATAAAGAATTGGAAGATAAAAAATTAGATTTTTTTACTAAGATCTATAAATCTTATATAAAGCGTTGTTTTCAATCGAATGCGTTAGATTTTGATGATATATTACTTCATACCAATTACTTGTTTTTTTATTTTCCAAATATACTTAAAAAGTACCAAAAAAAATTCAAATATATATTAATTGATGAATATCAAGATACTAATTTATCTCAATACACCATCATAAAAAATTTAGTTTCTAAACACAAAAACCTTTTTGTAGTAGGAGATGACGCTCAAAGTATTTATTCTTTTCGTGGAGCTAATATTTCAAATATTTTAAATTTTCATATTGATTATAAAAATGCTAAAATTTTTCGTCTTGAACAAAATTATCGTTCTACTAATCATATAGTGCAAGCCTCTAATAGCATTATTTCTTTTAATAAAAATCAGATATTTAAAAAAATATGGACAAATAATGAAAAAGGAGAAAAAATAAGAATATATTGTGCTTCTTCTGAATTAGAAGAAGCACAATATATTGCTTCTTCTATTCTTTCAATAAAAAATAAAACAAATTTACGATATGAAAATTTCGCTATTCTTTACAGATCAAACAGACAATCACATATTATAGAATCTTCATTAAAGAAAAAAAAGATTCCATATCGGATATATGGATCTATTTCACTTGAAAATAGAAAGGAAATTAGAGATTTTTTAGCTTATCTTAGAGTTATTGTAAATCCAAATGATGAAGAATCTTTATTACGTATTGTAAAAAAAGGAAACCAAAAAATAGTAAAAAACATATTAAGTTTATCTAAAAAAAAAGAAAACACAGTTTACGATATAATAAAAAATATTGAAAATTATCAATCCTTATTAAGGATAAATAACAAGACAAAAAATAGACTTATCAATTTAACTTACGCAATAGAAAAGTTACATATTAACGTAAAACAAGATAATGCATATATCATAGCAAAAAATGTAGTAAGTTTTTTATTAAAAGAAAACTATAAAAATTATAATTATGAAGATTTTCAATATATACTTGATAATATATTTCAATACGTTAAAGAACAAAAAGAATTAAAAGATAATGGAGATACAAGTTTATTTGGTTTTTTACAGTGTTTTTATTTGGAAATAAATGATGATATCAATGATGAAGAAGATGAAAAAAATAAAGTTTCATTAATGACAGTTCATTTATCCAAAGGATTAGAATTTTCCATTGTTTTTATTACAGGATTAGAAGAGAATTTATTCCCATCAAAATCTGATTTTGAAAATCAGTTCAAAATAGAGGAAGAACGTCGTTTATTTTATGTTGCTTTAACTAGAGCTCAAAAAGAAGCAATTCTAACTTATGCAAAATATAGATTTATATGGGGGAAAAAAAAAGAAAATACTCCTAGTCGTTTCATTAACGAACTTAATAAAAATTTCATTAATATAGAAAATTATGAATATATACCAGAAAAAAAAGAAATTCATTCTTTGAATCATGAAGATAAAAATTCTAAATGTTTAGAAATCAAAAAAGGAATAAAAGTTTTTCACAAAAATTTTGGAGTGGGAACTATTGTAAAATTACAAAATCAAAATCAAATAGCTTTAATAAAATTTCAAAAATCGGGAGAAAGAAGAATTTTGCTCAAATTAGATAAACTTGTTATTTACTCATAA
- a CDS encoding cation diffusion facilitator family transporter, with translation MDDSKKIKLNFYLQKIICFVAIVLFFIKLITWHITSSLSIFSDAMESLINIISGFIGLCSLYISSLPKDQNHPYGHGKIEFISTAIEGVLISIVGITIFINTFIRIKYNMHEILFSRLDYGLFLMSFTGIINYFLGFLACKIGHKNGALTLVASGKHLQIDTYSTFGIVVGLILLNITKCAWIDPIISIIFSSVILYTGFKLLRNATAGIMDESDKKLLKKLSFYLNENRDIHWIDLHHLKIIKYGSALHIDCHLIVPWFFNIKEANQEVKKLTQLTKNEFGSKVELSVHVEACSNKHCTFCFNHFCKVRKNIFQKRILWTLDKISYYNNNTKF, from the coding sequence ATGGATGATTCAAAAAAAATTAAATTAAATTTTTATTTACAAAAAATAATTTGTTTTGTAGCAATTGTTTTATTTTTCATAAAATTAATCACTTGGCATATTACTTCTTCACTTTCTATATTTAGTGATGCGATGGAAAGTTTAATTAATATCATTAGTGGTTTTATTGGATTATGCAGTCTTTATATATCATCTTTACCTAAAGATCAGAATCATCCGTATGGACATGGTAAGATAGAATTTATATCAACAGCTATAGAAGGTGTTTTAATTTCTATAGTAGGAATTACTATTTTTATAAATACTTTTATACGTATTAAATATAACATGCATGAAATTCTTTTCTCAAGATTAGATTATGGTCTTTTTTTAATGTCTTTTACCGGTATTATCAATTATTTTTTAGGATTTTTAGCTTGTAAGATAGGACATAAAAACGGAGCTTTAACATTAGTGGCTAGTGGCAAACATCTTCAAATAGATACTTATTCTACTTTTGGAATAGTTGTAGGATTAATTTTATTAAATATTACCAAATGTGCATGGATAGACCCTATTATTTCTATTATTTTTTCATCCGTAATTTTGTATACAGGATTCAAATTATTGAGAAATGCTACAGCTGGTATCATGGATGAATCTGATAAAAAACTTTTAAAAAAATTATCCTTCTATCTAAACGAAAATAGGGATATTCATTGGATCGATCTTCATCATTTAAAAATCATTAAATATGGAAGTGCATTGCATATAGATTGTCATTTAATTGTTCCATGGTTTTTTAATATAAAAGAAGCTAATCAGGAAGTAAAAAAGTTAACTCAACTAACTAAAAATGAATTTGGATCTAAAGTAGAATTATCGGTTCACGTTGAAGCTTGTTCTAATAAGCATTGTACATTTTGTTTTAACCATTTTTGTAAAGTAAGAAAAAACATCTTTCAAAAAAGAATTCTTTGGACTTTGGATAAAATATCTTATTACAACAATAATACTAAATTTTAA
- a CDS encoding DUF4290 domain-containing protein has protein sequence MEYNTNRFKLVIPEYGRNIHKMIDYAIQIKNRKKRNQCAWGIIKLMTGSVHPKFQKSIPYFQHKLWNQLFIMSKYQLDIDTPFPKPNPKETYKINFCNKKVVYPEYLTKFRYYGKIIRNMIHAAIRCKDTQKKEGLFYAIANTMKKNYLRWNKSMVEDDVIFKDLKELSKGKICLMKNTDSLLQCSHILRYKKKYY, from the coding sequence ATGGAATACAACACTAATCGTTTCAAATTGGTGATACCAGAATATGGGAGAAATATTCATAAAATGATAGATTACGCCATACAAATAAAAAATAGAAAAAAAAGAAATCAATGTGCATGGGGTATTATAAAATTAATGACAGGTTCTGTTCATCCTAAATTTCAAAAGTCAATTCCTTATTTTCAACATAAACTATGGAATCAGTTATTTATTATGTCTAAATATCAATTAGATATTGATACTCCCTTTCCTAAACCGAATCCAAAAGAAACCTATAAAATTAATTTTTGTAACAAAAAAGTAGTATATCCTGAATACTTAACTAAGTTTAGATATTATGGAAAAATAATAAGAAATATGATTCACGCAGCAATACGTTGCAAAGATACGCAAAAAAAAGAAGGATTATTTTATGCAATAGCTAATACCATGAAAAAAAATTATTTAAGATGGAATAAAAGTATGGTGGAAGATGACGTTATTTTTAAAGATTTAAAAGAACTTTCAAAAGGAAAAATATGTTTGATGAAAAATACAGATTCATTATTACAATGTTCTCATATTTTGAGATATAAAAAAAAATATTACTAA
- the murA gene encoding UDP-N-acetylglucosamine 1-carboxyvinyltransferase: protein MGTFKIKGGLSLKGEIQPQGAKNESLQVLCAVLLTSEKLRIKNIPEIGDVKCLMQILKDLGVLIKKNGIGDYTFQAKNINTEYLNTKRFREYGKSIRGSIMIAGPLLARFGKVRIPIPGGDRIGRRRLDPHLTGLRLLGSNIHYYNESKYFDLRITKNSLTGEYILMEEASITGTANVIMASTLAKGKTTIYNAACEPYIQQLCKLLNKMGAKIKGIGSNLINVIGVKELGGCDHTILPDMVEIGSWIGLAAITCSEIRIKNVSWKNLGIVPYTFQKMGIKLEKDKDNIYIPSQKSYQIKKSLNNAILTISDAPWPGLTPDLLSILTVVATQAKGSVLIHQKMFESRLFFVDKLIEMGAQIILCDPHRATVIGLNHKSSLKGSILNSPDIRAGISLLIAALSAKGTSIIKNIEQIDRGYENIDQRLRLLGADILRTK, encoded by the coding sequence ATGGGGACTTTCAAAATAAAAGGAGGATTATCTTTAAAAGGAGAAATTCAACCACAAGGGGCAAAAAATGAATCTTTACAGGTATTATGTGCTGTATTATTAACTTCAGAAAAATTGAGAATAAAAAATATTCCAGAAATAGGAGATGTTAAATGTTTAATGCAAATTCTTAAAGATTTAGGAGTTTTAATAAAAAAAAATGGAATTGGAGATTATACTTTTCAAGCAAAAAATATAAACACTGAATATTTAAATACAAAAAGATTTCGTGAATATGGAAAATCTATAAGAGGATCAATCATGATTGCAGGGCCTTTACTTGCTAGATTTGGAAAAGTTCGTATTCCGATTCCTGGAGGAGATAGAATAGGGAGGCGACGTTTAGATCCTCATTTAACAGGATTAAGATTATTAGGAAGTAATATACATTATTATAATGAATCCAAATATTTTGATTTACGTATAACTAAAAATAGTTTAACTGGAGAGTATATTTTAATGGAAGAAGCTTCTATAACGGGTACAGCTAATGTTATTATGGCTTCTACTTTAGCTAAAGGAAAAACTACTATTTATAATGCAGCTTGTGAACCTTATATTCAACAATTATGTAAATTATTAAATAAAATGGGAGCAAAAATTAAAGGAATAGGATCTAATTTAATTAATGTAATTGGAGTTAAAGAATTAGGAGGATGTGATCACACCATATTGCCTGATATGGTGGAAATAGGGAGTTGGATCGGGTTAGCTGCTATTACTTGTTCTGAAATTAGAATTAAAAATGTTAGTTGGAAAAATTTAGGAATCGTTCCTTATACATTTCAAAAAATGGGAATTAAATTAGAAAAAGATAAAGATAACATTTATATCCCATCACAAAAATCTTACCAAATTAAAAAATCATTAAATAATGCAATATTAACAATATCCGATGCTCCATGGCCTGGACTAACTCCAGATTTATTAAGCATTTTAACTGTAGTAGCCACTCAAGCTAAAGGAAGTGTTTTAATTCATCAGAAAATGTTTGAAAGCAGATTATTTTTCGTAGATAAACTCATTGAAATGGGAGCTCAAATCATATTATGTGATCCTCATAGAGCTACTGTTATAGGACTAAATCATAAATCTTCTCTAAAAGGATCGATATTAAATTCTCCCGATATAAGAGCAGGAATTTCTCTTCTTATAGCAGCTCTTTCTGCTAAAGGAACTAGTATTATTAAAAATATAGAACAAATAGATAGGGGATACGAAAATATAGATCAAAGACTACGTCTTTTGGGAGCAGATATTCTAAGAACAAAATGA
- the greA gene encoding transcription elongation factor GreA → MDKFEYITKEGLEKLKKEIERLENIERPKISMQIAEARDKGDLSENAEYDAIKEAQGFLEMNIAKLKKKLSNARIIDESQINRTRVSILSTVKVKNLTYGGEQIYTLVPEGEADLKLGKISINTPISTGLLGKQVGQIAHIKLPNKMILDYEILEIAFSE, encoded by the coding sequence ATGGACAAATTTGAATATATAACTAAAGAAGGATTAGAAAAATTAAAAAAAGAAATAGAAAGACTAGAAAACATAGAACGTCCAAAAATATCCATGCAAATAGCGGAAGCTAGAGATAAAGGAGATTTATCAGAAAACGCAGAATATGATGCGATAAAAGAAGCTCAAGGTTTTTTAGAAATGAATATAGCTAAGTTAAAAAAAAAATTATCCAACGCACGGATCATAGATGAATCACAAATTAATAGAACTAGAGTTTCTATTCTTTCCACTGTGAAAGTAAAAAATTTAACCTATGGAGGAGAGCAAATATATACCTTAGTTCCAGAGGGAGAAGCAGATTTAAAATTAGGAAAAATATCTATAAATACACCTATATCAACAGGATTACTTGGAAAACAGGTAGGTCAAATAGCTCATATTAAGTTGCCTAATAAAATGATACTTGATTATGAAATTTTAGAAATAGCATTTAGTGAATAG
- a CDS encoding HIT family protein: MNSNIFQKIINNEILAYKIAENSDHLAFLDIYPIKIGHTLVIPKKSDRDKIFSLSEKEFISIMSFTRKIAIGIERIIPCNRVGIFVMGFEIPHVHIHLIPMDKESDANFSKNRMVLSSKNFQILSEKIKKCIQKI; this comes from the coding sequence GTGAATAGCAATATATTTCAAAAAATAATTAATAATGAAATTTTAGCTTATAAAATAGCGGAAAATTCAGATCATTTAGCTTTTTTAGATATTTATCCTATAAAAATAGGACATACTTTAGTAATACCGAAAAAAAGTGATAGAGATAAAATTTTTTCTTTATCGGAAAAAGAATTTATCTCTATTATGTCTTTTACAAGAAAAATAGCTATAGGAATAGAAAGAATCATTCCTTGCAATCGTGTAGGTATATTTGTGATGGGTTTTGAAATTCCTCATGTGCATATTCATTTAATTCCTATGGATAAAGAAAGTGATGCAAATTTTTCTAAAAATAGAATGGTTTTATCTTCAAAAAATTTTCAAATTTTGTCAGAAAAAATAAAAAAATGTATTCAAAAAATATAA
- a CDS encoding type III pantothenate kinase — protein sequence MLLTINIGNSSLRFGLFDNNSNLECNCSWIINSTPHRSLDEYIFLFRNIYQQYGIFYKFIQNIVIGSVVPTLTNIVEQSLYEIHKIKPIIVDRNSVSPVKHHSHQLGTDLYANAIAAYTLYNNKNTTLVVDFGTALSLTCTDKYGKLKGVIIAPGVNSSLIALIGNTAQLSQIELKKPTSILGQYTETCIQSGIIYGYLSMVEGLINRVNQELKTNCFVIATGGLSHIYTPLTKKIHIKDKLHTIKGLKILFHCNH from the coding sequence ATGTTATTAACAATAAACATTGGAAATTCTAGTCTTCGTTTTGGACTATTTGATAATAATTCTAATTTAGAATGCAATTGTTCGTGGATTATTAATAGTACTCCACATAGATCTCTAGATGAATATATTTTCTTATTTAGAAATATCTATCAACAGTATGGTATTTTTTATAAATTTATACAAAATATTGTGATTGGATCAGTTGTTCCTACTCTTACAAATATTGTGGAACAATCTTTATATGAAATACATAAAATAAAACCTATTATTGTTGATAGAAATTCAGTTTCTCCTGTGAAACATCACTCTCATCAGTTAGGTACAGATTTGTATGCTAACGCTATAGCTGCATACACATTATACAATAATAAAAATACCACTTTAGTAGTAGATTTTGGAACTGCATTAAGTTTAACTTGTACAGATAAATATGGAAAACTTAAAGGTGTTATTATTGCTCCGGGAGTTAACAGTTCTTTAATAGCGTTAATTGGGAATACAGCTCAATTATCACAAATTGAATTAAAAAAGCCTACTAGTATATTAGGACAGTATACAGAAACATGTATTCAAAGTGGAATTATATATGGGTATTTAAGTATGGTAGAAGGTTTAATAAATAGAGTGAATCAAGAGTTGAAAACAAATTGTTTTGTTATTGCTACCGGAGGACTTTCTCATATATATACACCTTTGACAAAAAAAATTCATATAAAAGACAAATTACACACTATAAAAGGGTTAAAAATTCTATTTCATTGTAATCATTAA
- a CDS encoding alpha/beta fold hydrolase, whose protein sequence is MTNICKINFKIKGKGIPIVLLHGFMESLDIWNYIYCSISNKYRVILIDFPGHGKSILTLEENTIFTMEKAAKLVKEILEKENIQKAVFVGHSMGGYVSLAMAEKYPEMFLGLCLLHSTTESDTLEKKKVRIHSIQLAINNYPLFISTSIKKLFDCKKLSSLQEEIFFTKKIASYTSIQSIISFSKGMLIRKNRKFLLETTKFPKLYIAGLYDLILDINKIYKETKNGNKTYFVAIPTGHMGHIENPKEVIKILENFINFSILSYSI, encoded by the coding sequence ATGACTAATATTTGTAAAATAAATTTTAAAATAAAAGGAAAAGGAATTCCTATAGTATTATTACATGGATTCATGGAAAGTTTAGATATATGGAATTATATATATTGCAGTATTTCTAATAAATATAGAGTTATTTTAATTGATTTTCCAGGTCATGGAAAAAGTATTTTAACGTTAGAAGAAAATACAATTTTTACGATGGAAAAAGCTGCAAAGCTTGTTAAAGAAATTTTAGAAAAAGAAAATATACAAAAAGCTGTTTTTGTGGGACATTCTATGGGGGGATATGTTTCTTTAGCTATGGCAGAAAAATATCCAGAAATGTTTTTAGGTTTATGTTTACTACATTCTACAACAGAATCAGATACACTTGAAAAAAAAAAGGTACGTATTCATTCTATTCAATTGGCTATTAACAATTATCCATTATTTATATCCACAAGTATAAAAAAATTGTTTGATTGTAAAAAATTATCTTCTTTACAAGAAGAAATTTTTTTTACAAAAAAAATTGCTTCATATACTTCTATTCAGAGTATTATTTCTTTTTCAAAAGGAATGTTAATACGAAAAAATAGAAAATTTTTGCTAGAAACAACTAAATTTCCAAAATTATATATAGCTGGTTTATACGATTTAATTCTTGACATAAATAAAATCTATAAAGAAACTAAAAACGGAAATAAAACTTATTTTGTTGCAATACCTACAGGTCATATGGGGCACATAGAAAACCCTAAAGAAGTAATAAAAATATTAGAAAATTTTATAAATTTTTCTATTCTTTCTTATAGTATATAA
- a CDS encoding 5-formyltetrahydrofolate cyclo-ligase: MNKKKLREKYFHMRKSIPQKEISRMSYEIFFQLKKIFFIWKKTYYHIFLPIYEYKEIDTFIMINFLLKIGKCVTIPCSNFRELSMDNCLFHNNIILKKKKYGILEPIPIHKYTVSISLIDVIFIPLLIFDLKGYRVGYGKGFYDRFISSCEKKAIKIGLSFFPPIGEIKNIHKNDLSIDIGITPNHIFFFEKFKGKL, translated from the coding sequence ATGAATAAAAAAAAATTACGTGAAAAATATTTTCATATGAGAAAGTCTATTCCTCAAAAGGAAATTTCAAGAATGAGTTATGAAATTTTTTTCCAATTAAAAAAAATATTTTTTATTTGGAAAAAAACATATTATCACATTTTTTTGCCCATATATGAATATAAAGAAATAGATACATTTATCATGATTAATTTTTTACTCAAGATAGGAAAATGCGTTACGATCCCCTGTTCTAATTTTCGTGAGTTATCTATGGATAATTGTTTATTTCATAATAATATTATTTTAAAAAAAAAAAAATATGGGATTTTAGAACCTATTCCTATACATAAATACACTGTTTCAATCTCTCTTATTGATGTAATATTTATTCCTTTATTAATATTTGACTTAAAAGGTTATAGAGTAGGTTACGGAAAGGGCTTTTATGATAGATTTATCTCTTCATGTGAAAAAAAGGCTATTAAAATAGGTTTAAGTTTTTTTCCTCCCATAGGAGAAATTAAAAATATACATAAAAACGACTTATCAATAGATATAGGAATTACTCCCAATCATATTTTTTTCTTTGAAAAATTTAAAGGAAAACTTTGA